Within Lolium rigidum isolate FL_2022 chromosome 5, APGP_CSIRO_Lrig_0.1, whole genome shotgun sequence, the genomic segment CAACCATCATTCATTGTTTCATAAACACATAACATGCAACTGCCCATGGTTTGATAGATTAGCTAAAACATCAAACATACACATGATGAATCTGCATCCATCCTGAATGGGCCAGCTAATGATCCTACACACCACTTGTGCAAAATAAATTTGACAATGTTtcaagaaaaatacaaaatcaatggAACAAATATTATCATTTCCATTCCTAGACACGTGGTGCGCGGAAGAAGACGGGAAGTCGGCAAGGTTCGCCATCTGAAACACGGAGAAGACCTGCTTTATCATACGACTTGACGCTTTCCGTGAGCATCTCCTCCAACTTCCTTGGCTTCCACCCCAAGTTCTTGAGCTTATCAGAAGTAAATGTAACGTTAAAATCCACATCAACCATCCTGCCAAGTGCCAACCAAAAAAAAGTGGTTTTAAATATTTCAGAATGATCGATGAGCAAGCTATGACAAGGCATTTATATGGAGGCACTTTACTTGTTTGCATAACTGTAGTTAGGGAACATGGTCTTCATAATCCCCAGCAAATCCTTTAGGTCCATTTGGTCCAATGAGCATAAATATCTCTCGGATGTCCCTGCCTTGTTGTACAACAAGAGCATTGCCTCAGCGACATCCCGAACGTCTACCATGGGGTAGAACTTGTTGTTAATCATGTCAGGACCTCCTGCAACAAGACATGGAATGTAATTACACTATACACAGAAAGGGCAAGTCAAAGGTCATTTTCTGAAATTCACACACGCGCGTGCCCATACACACACTTCAAGTAGAGTAAGAAGGCAAAGAAAACAGTAGTCTCTTGTTTCAATAGTCTTGTTTCAATAGTCTTGTTTCAATAGTCCTAACTGTGATGTGCATCAGTTGCCCAAAATGACAATATATCTTTGTTATAGATGAGAAGAAACAGATGCGGCAGGAAAAAATGTGCACTTGATCAGGAGTGGAACCTTTTATGATGTAAAGGAGAACCTTGCTGGTGGTATTGACCGCCACATGTTGTAACAGAGGTCCACAAACCAGAGAAGGCAAAAGTGTGGTGACGTGCAAACCGTTCTTCTCTCCAAATTTTAGGGCCATCTCTTCAGCTTCAGTTTTGGCAAGAGAATACCAGtccttcaaacacaaacaaatacTCACTAAATTTTCCTGTATTCAATTAGCTAGAACTTATTTCTAGAGATAAAGGTGTTTATGATAGATAGTGCATGTATTGATCGGTATTAATTGGTGAGTGCTGACCTCACTCTCCTTGCAGAACTCTTTGTCCGACCAACAACTCTCGTCTTTGATTTTATCTTGAGGCCAGTCCGGATTAAAGCAACAAGCGGCGAGGGATGAGACCATAATAAGTTTATGAACTTTCATAGCTGAGGAAGCCTTGAGTACATTCATGGTTCCCTTGACAGTAGGTTCCATCATCTCTTTCTACACAATTTTGCAAGGGTTATCAGTAAAAACAACATGACGGCCAGGGTTATCTTCTTAACAAACAAATACATGGAAGCACAACAATCTAGAATTACAtgcaatttttttgatatatataaAACACAGCTAAGTATCACAAAAgacacaaagaaaaataaaaacaactaCTTTTTCAATAAAAAACATCAGCACTCCAAACGTGAAGAAATGCATATTGACATTGCTGATTAAGCCTGAAGCGATTTTTTACGAGTTCGATTACGATACAAGAGATCATGGCAACTAACACTATCTGGATATCAAAAAAATTAATATTCTTTTGGTTTTGATGCCAGAGTTCTACCCTCACTAAGGAGAATTTAACCAAAAGAACACTAGGAAGCAAATACGCATGAGTGGCCCTTTCTATTTCCAGCGGTGCAGCGAAGCGACTATGCATTCTGGGTGCACCCCTCTCGAGACGGTTGAATGTGATATCTGATGGCTGGCAGCTTTCTAGGCGATTACAACATGCATATGCAAGTCGTTTATTTGGTTTTCGCTGTTTGATGTAAACTCTGAATTCTGAAACTATCAGTAAATAAGTTTGCATGCGTGTACTATGCTTCTTAGCATAAATTTCAGACATGTCACTCTTTTAATTAGGCTAGTAGTTTCTTGAGTTGAAATAGGCTTTGGACGTATGCATATTTGATCTAGTGACGGGGATAATAGACACTTGTATTTCTACAAATCACAGTCCAACACGGAGTTCGTCCAAAAGGGATCATTCAAAAGTCAAAACACACTCTTCATTTGCACTTGTTCCGAGTAAAAAATATTGCAGATCTGCATGAGTTACTAATTATCGAGTACTCACACAAATATCTCTACGGAATAGTTGCAATTAACTGGCTCTTGCATCGCTCTAGTGATCTAAGCTAACATGCACTTGCCTGTGGATCAACGATCTTATGTTCGGGCACCGGAGTGGCGACATGGAAGACGCCCTGACAGCCAGcgaacgccgccgccaccgtgtcGTAGTCGAGCATGTCCGCCTTGATCAGCCGCAGGTTAGCCGGCGCTCCGTCCAGCTGCATCAGGAACGCGTTCTTCGGATCACCTGCAAGATGAACACGATGCAGAAAGTGAGCAGGGAGCGAGCCGAGTGGTCAGGCTGCTGTCAGTGGACAGTGGTTGCACACCTGGGTCGCGGACGGTGGCGTGGACAGCGTAGCCCCGGGAGAGGAGCAGCTTGACGAGCCACGACCCTATGAACCCGCCGCCTCCGGTGACGCACacgcgcgggcgcggcggcggcgactccATCTCCGGTTGCTCTGTTTGGGAGGACGGTGGTAAAGATGGAAACGGAGCTTCTGAGAGTTCTGAAGACGTGCTCACGTGGAGAAGTCAGCTTTTGTTATCGTTTCTCGCTTGACCACAAGCGGCTCTGCGACACCGCAGAGTCAGAGTGGACGCCTCTCGTGTCTCGTCTTCTTCCACGGATTGATAGCTACAGGAGGGACGAGCACAAAAACCGGCTCTGAAAGCCTCATCAAGATCAATGTTAGAGCACAGTCAGGTTCTACGATGATAGTTTTACGTGTCCACGTGCCTATAAATTATGTAGAACAAAATATCAATGGGTGACTATTTCTCAATCGATTAAGAACTAATTTCGTTCTCGGTTGATAACATTAAATTTTAATTGCAACTTATTTTGTAACTCATGACTAGAACGAATCAAGATACAAATCAAATGTGATGTAATACTTACTGAGCACGAACTATCAAATCCCGATATCAATACCTAATATgctataaaaatatatttatggTAAACCTATTAATATTGAACTTGAGTTATGGACGTTCATATTTGGGATATCTAGTTTTGTGCCCCTACCTCGTTAGTTCTACTCATTTTTCCATAACTTTTAAActttttcttattttagcccaagCTCTTATCTCAAACTCCCACAATAAGATCAGACGGTTATTGGCATCGGGTCAAAGGCATTGACCTTTATGCTGACGTGTGGGTCCATGTAGGGGCTGTGGCGCGTAGATATGCATAGGGGCCGCGGCATGTGGGTCAACTCCTGCCCCTAACGATTTGGAAAACAAAACAGAGAAAGTTTTGTGTCACTCTATGTCTCACTAATCTCGTCTCTCTTTTTTTGGAAACAAATCAAAATACCTTTTGTCTCTCTCGCACACAcatcatttatttttattttttacccaatttagtagcaaatctagagcaactCTTTTTCCTGTTTTGCTTACCTATTTCAGCTTTGATCAATTTTGGTGGAAAACATCTAGAAACAAATGCAGATATAAATAACATAGCTTATACATACATTAGCTACATAAAGGGTCATAACATATATAGGCTACTAACATCAGCCAATAAACATAGTTTCAAGCGATACTTAGTTTCAACTTTGAACAAAACAAGCTCTTTATGAAGCAGCAGGACACACAAACACAATTCAATAGACAACCATTCTTCCCTCATCATCGCCTCAACCCCCGCCGTCGCTTACTCTCCTTCTTGATGTCGAGATCCTTGAACTCCGACGGCTTGGACATGGGATCCGGTTTGTCACCCCTCTCGATGGCCAGGTTGTGGATGCGACACAGGTAATCCCGAACGCCTTGTGCTTTGCCGCATACACATTGCGGGTCTGTACCATCTTAGAGCAGACGGAGCCAAGGGATTTAGCATGCATCATGACGCCGTCGAAGTCGCGATGGATAGATCTGTCGCAGAAGGGGCATATGTACACGTTTGCAGCCCAGCGACTGTTGAGTTGGCCCGACTCGAGCCTCCTCAAGACGCGCCGATTCTTCATGTGGAAGGACTCGGTGTCAGTGTCAAACTCGTTGCTTTCTACCTGTTACATAGCTACATTCAAGCATTAGTGAAGTGCAACGTGATGGACAGAGTTAACCAAAAAATAATCCTAACATGAACATGGCAAAAAGAAATGAGGCACCCTTAGTTTAACATGGATGGCATGGATCCATCAATGGCGATTGGCGTCGCTCGTGCATTGAAGTTGGTGTCACCGCCAGTGGTAAAGGGCACCTTTTGTCGTTGCTCGCCCACACGCTCATGCAGGCATGTCTATTAGTTGTTTGATGATGTTCACATATGGATGGGGGCCTGTGCCATTCAAGATGTCTCCATATCATTTGCGTATGGTGTGGGAATTTTCACCTGGAGAACTTGGATGGACGATCGAGTCTACTATGACGATCCCCAAAGATGCACACACGTGACTGGGGTATTTGCTCCGTGTTCGACATCGGCAAGGCTACAAGGTATCTATATGGTGTCATGGCGAGTGGATGTAGCTACACATGGGGTCCGAGGTTTGGTGGCGCTCATTTGAGTACCGTGTTTTAAGCTTCGAGGTGAAAATCATTGGTCTGATCTTTGTTGGTTGTACTAGGCAGTGTCGATGTTTATACATCattatcttgttgaaggcattgagtGGATTATTCTCAGACCCAATATCCAGGGTGAAAAATCAAGATCTAGCCTCTTATGGCTAGATCCAGCGATGGTAACGTTCCATTGTAAAGATGTTTCTTCCGGAGAACCTTTCCTGCAAGCTGTGGGTTGCCTAGGGTGGTTGTTTATGTTGCTGTTATTATGTGCATTTGATCACTCCAACATGAAACTATGATGTCATGTTTTTCTTCTCTAACTTTTTAGCTGCGTGCATCCTCGATGTGTCAACTTGCTATTAATATTTAGGTGTTACAGAGGCCGGATGTACTAGATACCGActcatattaatatatttcctattTCTCATCTATTCAGAATGGGCAAACTCATAGGACGGGACACCAGACCGATCCCCTTATTAGTTTCTCATAACACATTCAACTATGTTTGAAGCAGAATACAAAATGAATGCATGATGGTAGTACAATTTTCATTCCAGGATAGGCGGCATGCAGTATAAGTAGGGAAGTCGGCAAGGTTCGCCATTTGAACCGTGAAGAAGGCCTGTTTTTTCGTAAGATTTGATGCTATCCGCCAGCGTCTCCTCCAACTTTCTTGGCTTCCACCCCAAATTCTTTAGTTTATCAGAAgtcacttcaactttataatccaCATCAACCATCCTGCGAACCCAAGAATAAGTGGTTCAAATCTTTTGTAAGAGATAACTAAGTTATGCCACGGCATTTGTATGATGAGGCTTACTTGTCTGCGTAACTGTAGTTAGGGTACATGGTCTTCAGAATTCCCAACAAATCCTTTAGGTCCATCTGATCGAGTGAGCATATGTATCTCTCTGATGGACCTGCCTTGTTGTACAACAGGAGCAACGCGTCGGCGACATCACGAACGTCTACTATAGGATAGAACTTGTTGTTCATTGTGTCGGGACCTCCTGACACCAGACATATATATAACTTAATTACGCTACATCACAGTAATGGTAAAGTTAAGGCCCATCCTTCAATTTATAGTTCAGCAGGGCATTGTTCCACAGATGTGTTATATTTGTGAACTCATAACCACATTATTACCtgcccaatttttttttgaatatccACAAACAATAAAATTATTTCTCGGTCACTTTCCAAAAATTAAAGATGTCGCCCTCGCATTTGTGAGGTGCTAGTTTTCTTAACTTCATATTTCAATTTACAGTTCAGCAGGCCACATTGTTCCAGTAGAACTGCAATGTTCGATGCCCAAAATTGATTATATATATTTGTGATAAATGGAAAGAAAGAAATGCTGCAGAAAATAGTTTTTGCACTCACAAGACAAACCTTTTAGTATGTAGATGAGGACCTTGCTAGTGGTATTGACTGCCACATGTTGCAACAGAGGGCCCAAAACCAGACCTGGCAAAACTGTGGCGACGTGCAGTCCGTTCTTCAGCCCGTATTCTAGGGCCATTTCTTCAGCCATTGTCTTAGCAAGCGAATACCAGTTCTGCCAACACAAACAAGTATGGATCGCTGCGATTAGTCCTACCTCACTCTAGATAATTACTTGGTGAATGCATTGACCGGCGTTGGTTTCTGAGCGGTGACCTCATTCTCCCTGCACAACTCTTTGTCTGACCAGCAGCTCTCGTCTTTGATTTTATCCTGAGGCCAATCCAGAGTAAAGCAACTAGCGGCAATGGACGAGACGAGGATGAGTTTTTGTACTTTCTTCGCCGAGCAAGCCTTGAGTACGTTCGTGGTGCCCTTCACTGCAGGATCCATCATCTCTTTCTGCACAATATTGTCAAGTTGTCACTAGCAACAGCGGAACGGGTTATCTTAGCGTAAGTATGCAGAAGCACAACAAAGTAGGATTACAGGATCCTATTTTGTGAGAAATTCCAGTCATATTTTTCTACTAGTAAAACAGAACTTCGAGAAGAAATGCATCTCCACATCAGTGACCACTAGCACTCAGTAAGCCAATTCCGAGCTCATACAATGCACTCTTCTATAGTATAACACTAGTTGTATACGTAGCCTCCTGAAGCGAATATGCATGCACTTGCCTGTGGATCAACCATCTTTTGCTCGGGCACCGGAGTAGCGACATGGAAGACGCCCTCGCAGCCGTCGAACGCGGCCGCCACCGTGTCGTAGTCGAGCATGTCCGCCTTTATGAGCTGCAGATTCTCCGGAGCTCCGTCCAGCTGCATCAGGAACGTATTCTTCGCATCACCTGCAAGATGACCAAGATGCAGGAACTCAGCAGTGAGTGATCTGTGTCGTCGGGTCTACTGTCAGTGGTTGGCTGGTTGCATACGTGGGTCGCGAACGGTGGCGTGGACGGCGTAGCCACGGGAGAGGAGCAGCTTGACGAGCCACGACCCTATGAACCCGCCGCCACCGGTCACGCACACGCGGGGCAGCGGCGGGGACAACGTCTCCATCTCCGGCTGTTCTGTCGGAGAATTGGGACGGGACTACGGCAGTAGAGAGGAAAAGGGGCTGCTGGGAGTTCAGGGGAGGGAAAGAATACGGGGAGAAGAGAGTTTTCGTTATCGCTTCTCGCGCGCTGCCTGCCACAGGTTGGTCGGCAGGCACGCTGCACAGCAACACCCGCAGCACATGTCACACACACGGCTCTCCAGTGTCCACATGGACACCGCATGTGCCTGATATCGCAGTATCAACCTAGAACGGTTTAAATTTGTAGGACGGGAAAGAACTTTGATGCACACTAACTGACGAGGCTTAACACTCTCTCGAACTGACCTATTTAAGATTTTCATAACACAAAGTTAGAATAGTTTTAGTGAATAAAGCCATAAAGGTCAAACTTTCTTACATCCTTCCTAGCTCCTCGAGCTGACACCCGTCTCGTGCATCACTACTTATTTgtgatctagatctggatcttgaTAAGATGCATCCAGTTAACTGGTCAAGTATTGCCCACTTTCATCTTGAAAGAAAAATGAGAAGTCTATAGTAGCTTGCATGCTTCAAAGTTAGATCCGGTGGAAATAAAAAACCGGTTGACTAGATATCTAGAGAGGTTCTGCGTTGTGGCATGCACTATCGGTAGTTTTTTACAGGGTTAGGCCGCAACTGAGCGAAAAGCAACAACGGCGTGCACGAGAGGGAGATCGGTGCGAGATGGCTATATATAGACCATGAAATCTCGGCGGCGTTGCGCGTAAAAGCTGAGGGCCACCTCCCTTCTTTCGTTCACCTTCTTCATTAGCCCAAACCAGAAATCCCAATTTCCTCCCTTTCGACACCGATGGAGGCGAGGATGTAGATCTACCCCTCCGGTAGATTCCTTTTACTCCGGCACCAAACCATTGTCATTCTCTGGAAGAGGTCTTGGTCTTCAACACCGGATCCGCATCGCCATGTGAAGAGGAGGTAGGGGTTGTTATCCTTCTTCTTCGACTCCATCTTGTCTCCATCGTCAGCCATGGCGGAGGTAAACCACACTCTCCCACTCTATTGTCCACCCTAACATAAATCGATTTAGGTAGAAGTATGTGGGGTCGATTTTGTTGTTTCTCATGCTAGAACGCTTTGATTAGGGCAACCGGATCGAGCTTCTTCATCAGGAAGCAACACTCATCCATGTCATTCAGGCGTGGATCATGCTGCTACCAGAGAGAGCAATTAGGTGGGATGCCTTCTTTAGTCTCACCTACAGTCCTACGTTACCACGAGATCAGGAGAGAATAGCAAACTTGAACTACATCTACAACTGCAATGATCTAGAAGTTGTCCAAATGCTTCAGATGAGAAGAGCTAATTTCTATGAACTTGTGAAAACGTTTAGGGAGAGATGACTGCTTCAAGATAGCATCCTCACCTCTGCGGAAGAACAAGTCGCCATATTTCTCCATGATGTGTGTTATAACCAGAGGTTTAGAGTTATCCATAGCACATTAATGAGATTAATGGAGACTATTTCTCGCTAGTTCAAGCCGGGATTTTTTGTAGTTGGAGAACTTAGAGGAGAAACGGTCCAACCACCATTGGGTAGCACACATCCTAAGATCAAGAATAGCTACAAATGGTGGCCATATTTCAGGGTGAGCACTAAATATCTACTTTCATTTTATCATACgagtactatggtcagaaacatgACTCTCTATTCCTTGCTTGACTGTTGACGATTCTCTTGTCACAACCAGGGTGCTGAAAGAACATTCTTCATCATTTAGGGGAATGAAGCACTACATCATTCATAGTGTGCTAGCTGTTTTGGATTTCGAtctgaagttcagatatgtgctagcTCTTTGGCAAGGGTTTGCTCACGATGCAAGCATTCTTGCTGATAGCTTACCTAGGGCCGATGGAAAACAAGTTCAGTTGAAGTAACATACCGTATAATGCCAAAGAATTGTTGAATCTCAGACACTCTAGCCTTAGAGTCACGTTTGATAGGACATTTGCTTTTTTGAAGAATAGGTTCAATGTCCATGACCAAAAACCATTCCACATTTACGAAGTCCAAGTCAAGATGAATCTTTCTTGCTGGATTCTTTGAAATTGGATCTTAGCTTGGGCGAAAATGGCTACATGTAAAAAAATGTTGTTCCTAATGATGGTAAAACCGGCTATGGCGTGGAGCAAGGCAACAATGAAGCCCGAAAAACAAGAGGATGGAGTGGACAAACACAATGTGGGAGGATAGAGCTAATGACATGATGCATACATCTATATTCTTTCTAGTTTATTATGCtaaaatatcatgcatgtttctaTAGAAGGTTTATCAAAAACTTTTATCAAGTTGCAATTCTTTTAGCTAAGCTATTACAAAAAGGGAAATTTTGCTACATGACACCGTTATTTTATGTCGTTTGCAAAAACACACCGCCCTTTACCATGTACCATTAAAATTttgtggcacatttgccagaacacaccacgtGTCCAAAAATGGAAAATTTTGCACTTTTAACTAGCTAGGATGACCATGCTATGACTAGTTCTGAAGAAAAAGtgcaaatttttttgtttttagcGAGGTGGTGTGTTCTCGCAAACAtgccacaaaattgtaatggtagcTGGCAAAGACACAAACGGACGGTATGTTTTGGCAAATGCAAAAAAAATAACGGTATCTTGTAGCAAATTTTCCGTACAAAAAAGAGACTCTCACTCGTTATGTTTAATGATGAATGCATGGTAACTTTTAATCATCTTAAGTAAGCCCTTGTTGATGCACCCACTTTGAAACCACACAAGTATGATGAATCTTTTGACATGATATTAGAACCTAGTCATAATTCCATAGGAGTAACTCTGGGCCAATATGATGGTGATGCTTTCAACATTATTCATTATGAaagtaaaactatgaatgaagctCAAAGAAAATACCTTATGATTGAGACAGAGCTATTTGTTGTAGTCTATGGATGTGATAAGTTTAGGTCTTACATTTCAGTTCTGAAAGTTAAAGTTCGTACAAATAGCCAAGACTTAAAGGAGATAATACAAAAAAGATGTTAATCTAAGGTTGATTCGATGGATTTTTCTCTTGCAAGAATTTGAATTGCATATGGTCAAGAGAACCCCTGAAGAAGAAAAGGAGGAACTGGATATTATAGAATATAATTGGAAGATGAAAATCATGAAGCAATGCAAATATGTATTCCTCCAGATATGTTCGGAAGATTCACTAAGGTACTTAATTTATAATGCTCTTGGTAATCTTGTGGAAGATGCTAATGTGAATGGAGACAAACAAAGGTAAGCTTGGGGATGAAAGCGTCCACCAGACATCTCGCCACAGCTAGAGTATGTTTTGTTTTCCTGCTACATCAATATTTAAGTCATCTTAAGTTTTCATAGTTATAGTCCttgttttcttttttgctttCCTTATGCTCTTATAATGAGAATGGACCTTTTTTAGATGTGGGTACGATCAGACGGTACAGTCAGCCGTACCAGCGCTTGTTAATGCCCTAGTAAAATTCGAAGTTTATGTAGAAGAGTCGGTACGGTTAGGCCGTACGGTCGACCCTGACCGTACCGACGGTCGTTAAATCTTCTGGTTGCAGGAGGATGAGCTCGAGAAGCTGGTACGACAAACTGTGCAGTCATCGTACTGGTACCTCAGCTTGTTAAACCTTCCACcagttttcttttatttctttctttgtcaaaaaaattgaactcAGTTAACCAGGGGTTGGCACAGGCAAGCCTGCACGTACGGGTCAGAAACCAAATACGGTAAGATGAATTTTTAATCAAAAATATCTCGTCCAGGAAATTGTTATGGTCATCGCTACCGCACCACCAGTCGTTAAGCTGTCTAACGGGTTGAAGTCTGTTTATTTATTTCCAAGTTTATTTAGATTTATTTTTGTACTGATCTAATCTCAGTAAACATGTGATTCTTGACATCCTAACCCCTGATATATACTCCAAGttgccttctttttgtttatagtTGTAGACTGAATCAAGATATGAGATACCTCGCACCAGGAGTTGGGAAACCGCTCGGACTGATGCCGTCTTGAAGTGATGANNNNNNNNNNNNNNNNNNNNNNNNNNNNNNNNNNNNNNNNNNNNNNNNNNNNNNNNNNNNNNNNNNNNNNNNNNNNNNNNNNNNNNNNNNNNNNNNNNNNCGCGACGGGccagaaaaaatcgtcgtaggactttgctggCGCGGTTTCACACAACGAACCCAtgctcgtcgggttaggcccacagCAGGCAGAAAAatgaccccttagcggacgattttgagggacgaaaaataccccttagcggacgattttgagacgttgtctatcagaacttttcttgtagtggatcctACCTTCGATGACAGTGACCACACACCTCATGGTCCCAGTCCTCGTTGGAGAGCAACCTCCTACGACTCCTACAACTCCGACTAAGAGCCCCTTGATTTGGATGAACACGACTCGCCCTACTTCGGCTTGGACACTCATGAAAGTTTATTCAATGAAGATAAAGGGCGGAAGCCACATAGGAAGGGAAGTTTTGAGTCCGTCAAGTTTCTGAGCACCAATGAGGGAGAAAAGCGGAAGAGGTCTCCTCCAAAGGTGACCAGTTGGCGCACCGGCTAGATCATTATCACTTTTAAGACCCGCATATCTGTGAAGACACGGGAGGAGTGGAACCGGAATTCTTCACCAATATGCTCGTCTTAGCAATCTTTAAGATAAGAAGGAGCTCATTGCTATTTGTGGAGCCTTTGTTGATAGCTTGGACAAGCTGGGTGAAGACGTGGGAAAAAGCAATCAGCTTATTGCCACTCTTGAAGAATGAAACAGGATACTCAGGAATGTCCACATCAACACACCACCCGAGCGTCTATGTTCGCAAAACCGCAGTACCAAATAATCGGCAGAGATTATTTGATCCTCCTGCACTTGTTTTTCAAGCAAGAAGGATTTATAATACCTTGTAATACTTATCTCTTAATACTTTATTAATACTAGTAAGTGTGCACGTGCAAAGCACGTCTTGATCCTCTAATTAAACGTCCaattaaacatcttaaatttcaaaacATAGAGATTAATTATAGTATAATTCATGGGCAAGCCTCAACAAATATGGTTTGCAATCTTTTTAATttataaaagaaaataaataacTCACACTGAAAACATAACAAATTGACACTATTATATACTccatccgtcccaaaatataatgcGTCTAAGGATTGGTGAAAAGTtgaaactttactaactttgacaAAATGTTTAAGAAAAAATATTTCCATCTACAATGTGCaattgacatattaagaaaatatactttacgGTGAATCTATGATACTGATTTAGTATTGTAGATGTTCATTTTTTTTGTCTATAAACTTGGTTAAACTTTAAAAACGTGGACTTTTGAATAATCCTTAGGtgtcttatattttgggacggatggAGCAATCATTTATTAAACATGTAATAATTGGAGTTTTCTTTTTTAAGGGCAGATAACTATTGAACACGATGTAAAAATCTTTTCAGTAGCATGAACTGAGATGGTATAAGACTTCTTTTCATTGGTCATGTGTTGTATAGGATTTGAGCAAGTACCAAAGTTGGAGCTAAAAATTGCCATATTTAAAAGCTATAATAAATTCCACCGCATATGTTCCTTTTTCGTATGCCTCCAAAAGACCTGGCATGTCATTTGCACTCTCCTTCCATGTTAGCTCTCACCATTTATTTTCCATTAACGATCAAAATGCTGTAAAAATATCCTATCGTCTGTCTACTCTATGCTCTTCTCAAAATTCTCATGTGTCCAAGAAGCTCAAATATGTGTCAGAAATTGAGCAGGGAACTCCACCGCGTCTCGACTTTTAGCCCCTCTTCGTGTCGGTAAGGATTGGAATCATGAACAATTTTCTGATCAAATTCTAACTGCAGGGAGGGTTTCAGCCTCTTAAGATGACCGACACACAATGCATGATTCGAGGTTATGCCACGGAATTCTTGCTCAGAGAGCAAGTATTTCCTCTCATATTTGGGGCTCCATTTCGCTTGGAGATAAGACAAGAACTCCACCGAGGCAGGGCATAGAGTTCTTCTTTAGGGACGATTTTTTCGCATCTACCATCATATTCGTGAACTGCTTAGTCTGGGAAGGGTACCAACACACACTCCACTGGAAGCGAGTTCAACATAGTGCCATACGAATCAATTGCTCTGGTAATTCCAAAGTAGCTCCTGAAGTCGATATCAATGATCAGACAATCTGGACCCATCATATCAGTGTTGATTATAATATCAATGTACCCATCATAACCTGATTGGCAGAACATCAAACAACTCAGTTAAGTAGCTCGATTTATAGATACCTCCAGGTATC encodes:
- the LOC124651868 gene encoding cinnamoyl-CoA reductase 1-like; translated protein: MESPPPRPRVCVTGGGGFIGSWLVKLLLSRGYAVHATVRDPGDPKNAFLMQLDGAPANLRLIKADMLDYDTVAAAFAGCQGVFHVATPVPEHKIVDPQKEMMEPTVKGTMNVLKASSAMKVHKLIMVSSLAACCFNPDWPQDKIKDESCWSDKEFCKESEDWYSLAKTEAEEMALKFGEKNGLHVTTLLPSLVCGPLLQHVAVNTTSKVLLYIIKGGPDMINNKFYPMVDVRDVAEAMLLLYNKAGTSERYLCSLDQMDLKDLLGIMKTMFPNYSYANK
- the LOC124651866 gene encoding cinnamoyl-CoA reductase 1-like, which gives rise to METLSPPLPRVCVTGGGGFIGSWLVKLLLSRGYAVHATVRDPRDAKNTFLMQLDGAPENLQLIKADMLDYDTVAAAFDGCEGVFHVATPVPEQKMVDPQKEMMDPAVKGTTNVLKACSAKKVQKLILVSSIAASCFTLDWPQDKIKDESCWSDKELCRENENWYSLAKTMAEEMALEYGLKNGLHVATVLPGLVLGPLLQHVAVNTTSKVLIYILKGGPDTMNNKFYPIVDVRDVADALLLLYNKAGPSERYICSLDQMDLKDLLGILKTMYPNYSYADKMVDVDYKVEVTSDKLKNLGWKPRKLEETLADSIKSYEKTGLLHGSNGEPCRLPYLYCMPPILE